A genome region from Sphingobacteriaceae bacterium GW460-11-11-14-LB5 includes the following:
- a CDS encoding conjugative transposon protein TraK — protein sequence MIKNIESKIRLASFLCLASFLLSFSISATVSFFAFRQVSEARKSIYILSDGQIPVAAKQTDIMVNRAAEYKADIARFHSLFFSLTPDEKFIEYQMKQAMYLVDESGAMQYANLKERSFFSSILSSSAVLTIRTDSIFLDEHRKYFRYYGTQKIDRRSSVVTRSLVTEGYLQDLEQRSENNPHAVLITRWKTLENKDKENVQKNSF from the coding sequence ATCATCAAAAACATTGAATCCAAGATCCGCCTGGCCAGTTTTCTGTGCCTGGCCAGTTTCCTGCTCTCTTTTTCCATCAGCGCGACCGTTTCGTTTTTTGCCTTCAGGCAGGTAAGCGAGGCGCGAAAGAGCATCTACATTTTATCCGATGGACAGATTCCGGTGGCTGCTAAACAGACCGATATCATGGTGAACAGGGCCGCGGAATATAAGGCCGATATCGCACGGTTCCATTCGCTGTTCTTTTCGCTTACTCCTGATGAAAAGTTCATCGAATACCAGATGAAGCAGGCCATGTACCTAGTTGATGAAAGTGGCGCGATGCAATACGCGAACTTAAAGGAACGCAGTTTTTTCAGCTCCATCCTTTCTTCTTCTGCCGTGCTGACCATCCGCACTGATTCTATTTTCCTGGATGAGCACCGGAAATATTTCCGCTATTACGGCACCCAGAAGATAGACCGCAGGAGCTCTGTTGTTACCCGTTCGCTGGTGACCGAAGGCTATCTGCAGGACCTGGAACAGCGGAGCGAAAACAATCCCCATGCGGTGCTGATCACCAGATGGAAAACCCTAGAAAATAAAGACAAAGAAAATGTTCAGAAAAATTCATTCTAA